The genomic window GGAGGAGGTACACAATGAGGTAGGGGCTGTACCTAATTTTCCTACTACAACCTCCAGCCAGCATCTTAGTCTGGACTGCCACCTCCATTCTCACCATGGTTCCTCATTAAGAAACAGGGCAGAATAATATCCTTGCTTTTATGTCACTTTGTAAACTGTCACTAAGAGAAGTTAGCAAATTACACTAACGTGGCTGTGAAGTTAAtctctaaaatgttattttatagcGGGTAATTAAGAAGCGAAAAAAACCAAGTTCCTAAACCCCAGGGGAGCCATCTGTTTCCTTCCAGATTCTCACTATAATGAAAAACTTTACAGGAGAGTAGTATTTAATTCTGCAAATCTCTTGGCTATAAATACAAAAGGAGATAGTATGAAGAGACCACTTAAgtcaaacacagagaaaaaaaagagagaaagagagagagagagagagagagagagagagagagagaagctgggacTACAGATGTGATTCTTCCACTAAACCAGCCAAGAGTCCTCACAACTTACTTAACCTCTTCTGGGCCTCAGATTCCTTACctgtgaaaaagaaagtaaagcagGTGTTCAGTAAGGTCACTTCATACTGTAAAATTTTATGATTCTAAGTTATTCTAGgtcatttactatttttaaaggtTGTAAAAATTGACCTGGcgtttatcagatttttttttttttaagaggaagtaAAATGATACACGATGAAGCTCATGTCCTAAGCTTTACAGTGGATGTCCCCGTGTCTGGAGAACTAGAAGCCAAGGTCAGGTATCTCTGAAAGTTTATGCTGCGCTCAGGGTGATCTGCACTTTGGAACCGTGTGGCCTTTTCATATCACTCGGTCGGTATGTCGACGAATAACACACTTCCAGAAAAGAAAGTGTAAACCTCAAATTAGGGGTATCTAACGCTTGACAACACCCCTCCGGACAAGGCAAACGCAAGGTGAGTTGGCCACACAACTCACCTACAAGTTCTCCAATCATGAAAAGCAAGTAAAGCACGGCCGCAACGGTCAGCCTGGTTTTCACCTTTCTCTGCTTCAGGAACTCTCGCTGTCTGCTGCAGTTGTCACACGGGTCCACTTTCAGACTCAGCTGACTGTGGGTCAAAGGTAAGTCCTGGTCCAGTAAGGAATCGTCGTCGGCCTGCAGGGCCGGGTGCGCCCCGTTAACGGGCCTTTCTGGGATTTCGGAACCGTCATCGGCCACCACAACCCGAAGTTTGTTAAACCGAGAGAGGCCCTCGTCCCCCGCCTCGTCCGAGAAGTCGAAGGCGCTGGTGTCATTTAAAAACAGCGGCGCATCGTCCTTCCGCAGCAGGGATTTAAGGCGCTTCCACGCGCCGGATCCGGCCATGGCAGAGGCTGAGGGGCCGCGGCGCGGTACGGCTCTGTGCGGGCGGCCGGCCGGCAGCTCCTACTTCACCGGAGCGCCAGTTCCCGGGGGCACTGCCGCGCGTCCCTCCCCATCCTGTGAAAAACGAGACGTGCCGTAAATTAAAGGCGTCCCAATACTGCCCACAAGTTCCGAAGCCCGGGGTGGCGGGGGGCGCCAGGCCGGCCCGGAGGTTCCGGGGCTCGGCGAAGGGGCGGCGCATCTACCTGGGGCGCTGCCGCGGGGTCGCCGCTCATCCCCCNNNNNNNNNNNNNNNNNNNNNNNNNNNNNNNNNNNNNNNNNNNNNNNNNNNNNNNNNNNNNNNNNNNNNNNNNNNNNNNNNNNNNNNNNNNNNNNNNNNNGTCCGGGCTGCGGAGCCCCGCGCCCCCGGCTGTGCTGGAAGGACACTCACAAGGAAGCCCTGGCCTCCGGTGCAGCACTGTCGCCTCCCCGGGCGCAGAGGCGCTAGCGGATGGAGCCGGGGCCTGCGGTCCAAGTGGGTAGATTCGAATGGTCCCGCCCGCCCAGGCCTGGGCGTTGCTACGGGGAGGTCGCTCCACCCTAGGAGGGCCGCAGAAATCTCGAGCCGGGATCTTGGCCGCGGCTCCTGGGCAAAACGCCAATTTAGGGCTATCTTGCTAAGTGAGAAACTAAACCGCTTTCTTTCCTCGAGTTGCTGCTTCTCTCCTAAGTTGACAAAATTTGCTGCACGGTCGGGTCAACCCTGAGAGGGCAAGCAAGGCTTATGGTGGTCAGCAGTTCTATGTCCTGCTTTATATTTACTATTGCTTTTTCAGCTAGTATGTGTTACCCTGTGTGTTCACTGAGTGTCCCTTTTGCCTCCATTTATAACATAGACTAAATCCAAGCAGAAAATCTAGTAGGGGTGTCCGTTTGGGCCTTTGGTTCTGTTAACaaccacacatttattttttttaatgttttatttattattgagacagaaagaaactgagCTTGAGCgagggaagatcagagagagagggagacacagaatccgaggcaggctccaggctctgagctgtcaacacagagccacatgcggggctcgaacccatgaaccatgagatcatgacctgagccgaagtcggccgcttgactgactgagccacccaggggccccgtacaaccacaaatttaaaagaagttcTGGGAAGCACTTTCTGATTTAGATTTAAGATTTGCGGTGCCTGGAGGCTCAGTGAAGCgattgactttagctcaggtcatgatctcatggtgatctcgtgggttcgtgggttccagccctgcctagggctctgtgctgacagcggagcctggagcctgcttcagattgtgtctccctctctctcggttcccctccttcactcacgCTCGGTCtttcactctatttctctctctcaaaaataagtactttaaatttttttttcaaaaataagttttagtagtaaaatggaggggtgcctggataactcagttggttaagcctcacttcagctcaggtcatgatcctgcagtttgtgagtttcacactggtgttgggctctgttgtGACAGTTAAGCCTGGagctggttcagattctgtgtctcactctttctgcccctctcctgctcactctctctctctctgtctctgtctctctctctctctcaaataaataaacattaaaaacgaatAGTAGGATGGAATGGCAATAagcctccccactccccttctccctcGAAAGTCTAAGAGATTCTTAATCCAGAGCCCTTGGATGGGTTTTAGGGGCTTCTGGAGGCCTTAAATTCATGTGCAAAAGACTGTGACTTATATGTGTTTTCTTGAGTTAAGTCCCCTAGCTTTCACCGTGTTCTCAAATGGGTTTAAGACTCAAGTAAGATTGAAAACAGCAACTCTGTCAGGGGAACTCTTAGATCAACCCCTAGCTTCCACTTGGAGTTGACTTGTAGTGCAAACTCATCTATTTATCCTGTGATAATGATGTTGTAGTCTACGTGGATTGCCAAATTTCAGGTTACAAAATCTACAGTAAAAAGTCACATGGAACATCATTTTCCTGAAGATTCAGATGGCACTTTTGAATCTTCCATGCCTCAAGTGCAAGAGCACCAACTGCTTTTGAACTCCCCAGCAAATCCTTTCACTTTTGAATGCCCACCGTATCCCTACAGAGCTGCAGCCATGGGAGTCAGGTTAGGAAACCTGCATCAGAGATCCCATGGTTCCCAAGATACTCAGTCATCAGGGGCCTCAGGTCACTATGGGCTGAAGGGAGAGTGGTTACTGAGCAGTGTTTTCCCAACCCCAAAAATCTTAATCCACCCAATTTGGGAATAGGTTAGTTGttgtaattcatttatttgttataCTGCCCAAAATTCTActaatgagaaagacaaatgaataaagcaaCTATGTCAGGAGTGGGATTGCTCTCTCTTTAGGATAAATTCTTCAAATAGGGTTCCATTCAAGGAAAGGGGATAGATGTTTTCAAGGAAAGTTGA from Suricata suricatta isolate VVHF042 chromosome 9, meerkat_22Aug2017_6uvM2_HiC, whole genome shotgun sequence includes these protein-coding regions:
- the SLC30A4 gene encoding zinc transporter 4 isoform X2 is translated as MAGSGAWKRLKSLLRKDDAPLFLNDTSAFDFSDEAGDEGLSRFNKLRVVVADDGSEIPERPVNGAHPALQADDDSLLDQDLPLTHSQLSLKVDPCDNCSRQREFLKQRKVKTRLTVAAVLYLLFMIGELVGGYIANSLAIMTDALHMLTDLSAIILTLLALWLSSKSPTKRFTFGFHRLEVLSAMISVLLVYILMGFLLYEAVQRTIHMKYEINGDIMLITAAVGVAVNVMFWVQTQPRAG